One window of Rhizobium leguminosarum genomic DNA carries:
- a CDS encoding lytic murein transglycosylase: protein MAQNHKYSLRGLALALVVTAQVGLVPDNAKADSRFQKWIADFYQTAAQSGISKATYQKAFSGVTEPDPTVLEKAAYQPEFTSKIWDYVDSRVNPYTVKIGREMAVKHARTLAAIEQRFGVDKTILLAIWSMESNYGAILNKDDRLHYVPRALATLGYADPSRAKFAKKQLVAALKILQNGDVPAREMTGSWAGAMGNTQFIPTSYLLYAVDADGNGHRDIWNSVPDALATSANLLMKNGWDAGKTWGYEVVVPAAATNQAGKTHTLAQWAALGLTRPNGKAFRESATKAMLKMPAGAGGPGFLMTANFFTIKNYNASDSYALAVGLLADQIAGYGGMQQRWPRPDGALDITEKFELQTRLKTLGYYNGEVDGNFGSGSKAAISAVQSRIGMQPDGEPSLPLLNALRR, encoded by the coding sequence ATGGCCCAGAATCACAAATACTCCCTTCGTGGTCTTGCTCTCGCCCTCGTTGTCACCGCCCAGGTCGGGCTGGTTCCTGACAACGCGAAAGCCGATTCCCGGTTCCAGAAATGGATCGCGGATTTTTACCAAACTGCCGCTCAGAGTGGCATCAGTAAGGCAACTTATCAAAAGGCCTTTTCCGGGGTGACCGAGCCCGATCCGACCGTGCTCGAAAAGGCGGCCTATCAGCCGGAATTCACTTCGAAAATCTGGGACTACGTCGATTCCCGTGTCAATCCCTATACGGTCAAGATCGGCCGGGAGATGGCTGTCAAACACGCAAGAACGCTCGCTGCGATCGAACAGCGATTCGGCGTCGACAAGACCATTCTGCTGGCCATCTGGTCGATGGAATCGAATTACGGCGCAATCCTCAACAAGGACGACCGGCTGCACTACGTGCCGCGGGCGCTCGCAACGCTTGGCTATGCCGATCCGAGCCGCGCCAAATTCGCCAAGAAGCAGCTGGTCGCCGCACTGAAGATCCTGCAGAACGGCGATGTGCCGGCACGCGAGATGACCGGCTCCTGGGCCGGCGCCATGGGCAATACCCAGTTCATTCCGACAAGCTACCTGCTTTATGCCGTCGATGCCGACGGTAACGGCCATCGCGACATCTGGAACTCGGTGCCCGATGCGCTGGCGACCTCGGCCAATCTTCTGATGAAGAACGGCTGGGACGCCGGCAAGACCTGGGGCTACGAGGTTGTCGTTCCCGCCGCAGCCACCAACCAGGCCGGCAAGACCCACACACTGGCCCAATGGGCAGCACTCGGCCTGACACGCCCGAACGGCAAGGCTTTCCGCGAGAGCGCCACCAAGGCCATGTTGAAGATGCCGGCTGGCGCCGGCGGCCCGGGCTTCCTGATGACCGCCAACTTCTTCACCATCAAGAACTACAATGCGTCAGACAGCTATGCGCTTGCCGTCGGCCTGCTCGCCGACCAGATCGCCGGCTACGGCGGCATGCAGCAGCGCTGGCCGCGCCCAGACGGTGCCCTCGACATCACCGAAAAATTCGAGCTGCAGACCCGTCTGAAAACGCTCGGCTATTACAATGGCGAGGTCGACGGCAATTTCGGCTCTGGTTCGAAGGCGGCGATCTCGGCCGTGCAGTCGCGCATCGGCATGCAGCCGGACGGCGAGCCCTCGCTGCCGCTTCTGAACGCACTGCGCCGCTAG
- the galU gene encoding UTP--glucose-1-phosphate uridylyltransferase GalU, which translates to MAQHNKVRKAVFPVAGLGTRFLPATKAVPKEMLTVVDKPIIQYVVDEAIEAGIEHLVFVTGRNKHVIEDYFDIHFELEQTLRERAKKAEITLLAQQLPKAGTVSFTRQQEPLGLGHAVWCAREIVGDEPFALLLPDMIMKGDKGCMKGMIDLYGQSGGNIIAVEECAPDQAHKYGIVGVGEAIGDGFRITGMVEKPAKGTAPSNFFINGRYILQPEIFKILETQERGAGNEIQLTDGMLKLLKEQDFAGYHFRGATYDCGAKDGFILANVAFALERADIRPTVEDGFKELLAGLK; encoded by the coding sequence GTGGCTCAACACAATAAAGTTCGTAAGGCAGTATTTCCGGTTGCCGGGCTAGGGACGCGATTCCTGCCGGCAACCAAGGCTGTTCCGAAGGAAATGTTGACCGTCGTCGACAAGCCAATCATTCAATATGTCGTCGATGAGGCGATCGAGGCCGGGATCGAACATCTGGTGTTCGTCACCGGACGCAACAAGCATGTCATCGAAGATTATTTCGACATCCATTTCGAGTTGGAGCAGACGCTGCGCGAGCGCGCCAAGAAGGCCGAGATAACCCTTCTCGCCCAGCAATTGCCGAAGGCCGGCACGGTGAGCTTCACCCGCCAGCAGGAGCCGCTTGGCCTCGGCCACGCGGTTTGGTGCGCCCGCGAGATCGTCGGAGACGAGCCCTTCGCACTGTTGCTGCCCGACATGATCATGAAGGGCGACAAGGGCTGCATGAAGGGCATGATCGACCTCTACGGCCAGAGTGGCGGCAATATCATCGCCGTCGAGGAATGCGCGCCCGACCAGGCCCATAAATACGGCATCGTCGGCGTCGGCGAGGCGATCGGCGACGGCTTCCGAATCACCGGCATGGTGGAAAAGCCTGCCAAGGGGACGGCGCCTTCCAACTTCTTCATCAACGGCCGCTACATCCTGCAGCCGGAGATCTTCAAGATTCTCGAAACCCAGGAGCGTGGCGCCGGCAATGAGATCCAGCTCACCGACGGCATGCTGAAGCTGCTGAAGGAACAGGATTTCGCCGGTTACCACTTCCGCGGCGCGACCTACGACTGCGGCGCCAAGGACGGCTTCATCCTGGCAAACGTCGCCTTCGCCCTTGAACGCGCCGATATCCGCCCCACCGTCGAAGACGGCTTCAAGGAATTGCTTGCCGGCCTGAAGTAA
- a CDS encoding outer membrane beta-barrel protein, with translation MGQPKQTSSVTPLRAMSRAVSFAAFGSLLLGQAAFAQSASPQLAGTSNSRSAASSDYRTANNAAAGFDDETDDTATPASNGTSANADDASQRPAIPDAQAGDDITGSILDDDIRRLNTREAPIDETLPRRRTAVSASTAETPGIPIGTFVLRPSVTQSINTETTKDGNTRQQRAFLETDAAATLTSDWGRHQLTVTSEGAWQQNISGEGEEQPSFKVNGDLRLDLPDDTTAHLTAGYNFYREDTDDPDAIAGAAQQSDVQEFSAGASVQRDFGILRGTTALALTRSIYSDATLANGTTVDLSDRNQTAGTLRGRVGYELSPALIPFIEATIGRSVYDETRDSTGYERSGHAYGAKAGVEVDLGEKLKGEVGVGYEMANFEDSRLSSIDTATLDASLLWSPIRGTDVNLDLQTSIQPSTTAGESGYVSHALTTTVSHQLRDNLVGTMIGGVTWRDYPSDSTINDELVYTAATGLTWNISRYLDLTSTLGYELTTRKEGTDSQQLRAGVGLKLKR, from the coding sequence ATGGGCCAGCCGAAACAGACGAGCAGTGTGACGCCGCTCCGCGCCATGAGCCGTGCCGTCTCGTTTGCCGCGTTCGGCAGTCTGTTGCTCGGTCAGGCGGCCTTTGCACAGTCCGCCTCGCCGCAGTTGGCAGGCACGTCAAACAGCCGCTCGGCGGCCTCTTCGGACTATCGCACCGCGAACAACGCAGCCGCCGGTTTTGATGACGAGACCGACGATACCGCCACGCCTGCGTCAAACGGCACGTCCGCGAACGCGGACGACGCCTCGCAGAGGCCGGCGATACCGGATGCGCAGGCCGGCGACGACATTACCGGCTCCATCCTCGACGACGACATCCGCCGGCTGAATACCCGAGAAGCGCCGATCGACGAAACGCTGCCGCGCCGCAGGACTGCCGTAAGTGCCTCGACGGCGGAAACGCCGGGCATTCCGATCGGCACGTTCGTGCTCCGCCCGAGCGTCACCCAGAGCATCAACACCGAGACCACCAAGGATGGCAACACCAGGCAACAGCGCGCCTTCCTCGAAACCGATGCAGCCGCGACCCTGACCTCCGACTGGGGCCGGCATCAGCTGACCGTAACTTCGGAAGGCGCCTGGCAGCAGAATATCAGCGGCGAGGGCGAGGAGCAGCCTTCCTTCAAAGTCAACGGCGACCTCAGGCTGGATCTTCCCGACGATACGACCGCTCACCTCACCGCCGGTTACAATTTCTACCGCGAGGATACGGACGATCCCGATGCCATCGCCGGCGCTGCACAGCAGTCGGACGTACAGGAATTTTCGGCTGGCGCCTCCGTCCAACGCGATTTCGGCATCCTCCGCGGTACGACGGCACTGGCTCTGACCCGCTCGATCTATTCGGATGCCACGCTTGCGAACGGCACGACCGTCGACCTCAGCGACCGCAACCAGACGGCGGGTACGCTGCGCGGCCGCGTCGGCTACGAGCTGTCTCCGGCGCTCATTCCCTTCATCGAGGCGACGATCGGCCGGAGTGTCTATGACGAGACGCGCGATTCCACCGGTTACGAGCGTTCCGGCCATGCCTATGGCGCCAAGGCAGGCGTCGAGGTCGACCTCGGCGAAAAGCTGAAGGGTGAAGTCGGTGTCGGCTACGAGATGGCGAATTTCGAAGACAGCCGCCTGTCCTCGATCGATACCGCTACACTCGATGCGAGCCTGCTCTGGTCGCCGATCCGCGGCACCGATGTCAATCTCGACCTGCAGACGAGCATCCAGCCCTCGACCACGGCGGGCGAAAGCGGCTACGTCTCGCATGCGCTGACGACGACGGTCAGCCATCAGCTGCGCGACAATCTGGTCGGGACGATGATCGGCGGGGTAACGTGGCGCGATTATCCCAGCGATAGCACCATCAATGACGAGCTCGTCTATACCGCCGCGACCGGTCTGACCTGGAACATCAGCCGATATCTCGATTTGACCAGCACGCTCGGCTACGAGCTGACAACGCGCAAGGAAGGCACCGATTCGCAGCAATTGCGAGCCGGCGTCGGTCTCAAGTTGAAACGCTAA
- a CDS encoding KpsF/GutQ family sugar-phosphate isomerase, with protein sequence MNRSAINLVENSVLESAKRTIETERRGLEALEQAFDNGLAGPFTRAIETIGDISGRVIVTGVGKSGHIGAKLAATFASTGTPAFFVHAAEANHGDLGMIARDDVVLAISKGGESAELKSIISFTRRFSIPLIAITCSERSSLATAADIVLLVPNEQEACPNGLAPTTSTLMQLAMGDALAVALLEARGFTATDFHVFHPGGKLGASLMHVADIMHTGERLPLVAKGTPVPEAITVLSRKHFGCVGVLDEDGRLCGIVTEGDMARNLTRNLSELAVDDIMTRTPKTVKSTVLATAALALLNQHHIGALIVTDDDRRPVGLVHFHDLLRIGVA encoded by the coding sequence ATGAACAGAAGCGCGATAAACCTCGTTGAAAACAGCGTGCTCGAATCGGCAAAACGCACGATAGAGACCGAAAGACGCGGTCTTGAAGCACTCGAGCAGGCCTTTGACAACGGATTGGCCGGTCCTTTCACGCGCGCCATCGAAACGATCGGCGACATCTCCGGCCGCGTCATCGTCACCGGCGTCGGCAAAAGCGGGCATATCGGCGCCAAGCTCGCGGCGACGTTCGCTTCAACGGGAACACCTGCCTTTTTTGTACATGCGGCGGAGGCCAATCACGGCGACCTCGGCATGATCGCGCGCGACGACGTCGTGTTGGCGATTTCCAAAGGCGGCGAGAGTGCTGAGCTCAAGAGCATTATTTCCTTCACGCGGCGCTTCTCCATTCCGCTGATTGCGATCACCTGCAGCGAGCGTTCCTCGCTTGCAACAGCCGCCGATATCGTCCTTCTCGTGCCGAATGAGCAGGAGGCCTGCCCGAATGGGCTGGCGCCGACGACCTCGACGCTGATGCAGCTTGCGATGGGTGATGCGCTGGCGGTGGCGCTGTTGGAAGCGCGCGGCTTTACCGCCACGGATTTCCACGTGTTCCATCCCGGCGGCAAGCTGGGGGCGAGCCTGATGCACGTCGCCGATATCATGCATACCGGCGAGCGGCTGCCGCTCGTTGCCAAGGGCACACCGGTGCCGGAGGCGATCACGGTGCTGTCGCGCAAGCATTTCGGCTGCGTCGGCGTGCTTGACGAGGATGGGCGGCTCTGCGGCATCGTCACCGAAGGCGACATGGCGCGCAACCTGACCCGCAATCTCTCCGAACTTGCGGTCGACGACATCATGACGCGGACGCCGAAAACGGTGAAGTCGACGGTGCTGGCGACCGCTGCCCTCGCGCTGCTCAACCAGCATCACATCGGCGCGCTGATCGTCACCGACGACGACCGCCGGCCGGTCGGACTGGTGCATTTCCACGACCTGCTGCGGATCGGCGTCGCCTGA
- a CDS encoding NfeD family protein, which produces MLARIVAELGPWSWWVAGLVLLAAEMIVPGFFLVWIGLAALIVGALSLLFWDSAFWVWELQAILFALLAVATTFAGRRLTLRNSTTDEPFLNQRGASLVGRTATLHEPIREGRGRIRLDDTLWQVMGPDLPAGTQVKVVSSNGRDLTVEPV; this is translated from the coding sequence ATGCTGGCGAGGATCGTCGCCGAACTTGGTCCGTGGAGTTGGTGGGTCGCAGGCCTTGTGCTGCTTGCCGCGGAAATGATCGTACCCGGCTTCTTCCTGGTCTGGATCGGCCTTGCCGCCTTGATCGTCGGCGCGCTGTCGTTGCTCTTTTGGGACAGCGCCTTCTGGGTCTGGGAGCTGCAGGCGATCCTTTTTGCGCTGCTCGCCGTAGCCACGACGTTCGCCGGCCGCCGGCTGACGCTACGCAATTCCACGACCGACGAGCCCTTCCTCAATCAGCGCGGCGCGAGCCTCGTCGGCCGCACGGCGACGCTGCACGAACCGATCCGCGAGGGCCGCGGCCGCATCCGCCTCGACGATACGCTGTGGCAGGTGATGGGACCGGACTTGCCGGCGGGAACGCAGGTGAAGGTAGTTTCGAGCAACGGCCGCGACCTGACGGTCGAGCCAGTCTGA
- a CDS encoding SPFH domain-containing protein, with the protein MLFGGFDIVVIVLVIFVILVLFAGIKTVPQGYRYTIERFGRYTRTLEPGLNLITPFIERVGARMNVMEQVLNVPTQEVITKDNASIAADAVSFYQVLNAAQAAYQVANLENAILNLTMTNIRSVMGSMDLDELLSNRDAINDRLLRVVDEAVQPWGIKVTRVEIKDIQPPRDLVDAMARQMKAEREKRAQVLEAEGSRNAQILRAEGAKQSAILQAEGQREAAFRNAEARERLAEAEAKATKMVSEAIAAGDIQAINYFVAQKYTEALTSIGSAPNSKIVMMPMEASSILSSLGGIGAIAREVFGDAGNNPATPPPLPRPRPAPARSTPPINPSTPNPFNPDQER; encoded by the coding sequence ATGCTGTTCGGCGGCTTCGACATCGTCGTGATCGTGCTGGTCATCTTCGTCATCCTGGTGCTCTTTGCCGGGATCAAGACCGTGCCGCAGGGCTACCGCTACACAATCGAGCGCTTCGGCCGCTACACCCGCACGCTGGAGCCAGGCCTTAACCTCATCACGCCCTTCATCGAGCGTGTCGGCGCCCGGATGAACGTGATGGAGCAGGTGCTGAACGTGCCGACCCAGGAGGTGATCACCAAGGACAATGCCTCGATCGCGGCCGATGCCGTCTCCTTCTATCAAGTGCTGAACGCCGCCCAGGCCGCCTATCAGGTTGCCAACCTCGAAAACGCCATCCTCAATCTCACCATGACCAATATTCGCTCGGTCATGGGCTCGATGGATCTCGACGAACTGCTCTCCAACCGCGATGCGATCAACGACCGGCTGCTGCGCGTCGTCGACGAGGCCGTGCAGCCCTGGGGCATCAAGGTCACCCGCGTCGAGATCAAGGACATCCAGCCGCCGCGCGACCTCGTCGATGCGATGGCCCGCCAGATGAAGGCCGAGCGCGAGAAGCGCGCCCAGGTGCTGGAAGCCGAAGGCTCGCGCAACGCGCAGATCCTCAGGGCCGAAGGCGCCAAGCAATCGGCCATTCTCCAAGCCGAAGGCCAGCGCGAGGCCGCCTTCCGCAATGCTGAAGCCCGCGAACGCCTGGCCGAGGCCGAAGCCAAGGCGACGAAGATGGTCTCCGAAGCAATTGCCGCCGGCGACATTCAGGCGATCAACTATTTCGTTGCGCAGAAATACACCGAGGCGCTCACCTCGATCGGCTCGGCACCCAATTCCAAGATCGTGATGATGCCGATGGAAGCCTCTTCCATCCTCAGCTCGCTCGGCGGCATCGGCGCCATTGCCCGCGAAGTCTTCGGCGATGCCGGCAACAACCCGGCAACGCCGCCACCCCTGCCGCGTCCCCGCCCGGCACCGGCGCGCTCGACGCCACCGATCAATCCGTCGACCCCCAATCCTTTCAATCCCGATCAGGAGCGATAA
- the hemH gene encoding ferrochelatase, with protein MTTDLSHRPADHPSVKSGKVGVLLVNLGTPDGTDYTSMRRYLREFLTDRRVIEWSPWKWYPILFGIVLNTRPQKVGKAYELIWNKEKNESYLRTYTRNQSELMTGRLKDLDNIKVDWAMRYGTPSIASRIEALKQEGCDRILLFPLYPQYAAATTATVNDKAFQKLLSMRWQPALRTVPAYHDDEAYIEALAKSVERHLSTLDWKPEMLLASFHGIPMSYFKQGDPYCCQCQKTGRLLRERLGLTKENFMVTFQSRFGPEEWLQPYTDKTVEKLAKDGVKRIAVINPGFVSDCLETLEEIAEQAAHSFHENGGEKFAHIPCLNDGEDGMKVLEKVVRRELQGWV; from the coding sequence ATGACAACAGATCTTTCACACCGCCCGGCGGACCATCCGTCCGTCAAATCAGGCAAGGTGGGTGTCCTTCTGGTCAATCTCGGCACGCCCGACGGCACAGATTATACCTCGATGCGCCGCTATCTCAGGGAATTCCTGACCGATCGCCGCGTCATCGAATGGTCGCCCTGGAAGTGGTACCCGATCCTGTTCGGCATCGTGCTCAACACCCGCCCACAGAAAGTCGGCAAGGCCTATGAGCTGATCTGGAACAAGGAGAAGAATGAAAGTTATCTCCGCACCTACACGCGCAACCAGTCGGAGCTGATGACCGGGCGCCTGAAGGATCTTGATAACATCAAGGTCGACTGGGCGATGCGCTACGGCACCCCGTCGATCGCTTCGCGCATCGAGGCGCTGAAGCAAGAGGGCTGCGACCGCATCCTGCTCTTCCCGCTCTATCCGCAATATGCGGCGGCAACGACCGCCACGGTCAACGACAAGGCCTTCCAGAAGCTGCTCTCGATGCGCTGGCAGCCGGCACTGCGCACCGTGCCCGCCTATCACGACGACGAGGCCTATATCGAGGCGCTCGCAAAGTCTGTCGAACGGCATCTTTCGACGCTCGACTGGAAGCCCGAAATGCTGCTCGCCTCCTTCCACGGCATTCCGATGTCTTATTTCAAGCAGGGCGATCCCTATTGCTGTCAGTGCCAGAAGACCGGCCGGCTGCTGCGCGAGCGGCTCGGGCTCACCAAGGAAAACTTCATGGTCACCTTCCAGTCCCGCTTCGGGCCGGAGGAATGGCTGCAGCCCTATACAGACAAGACAGTGGAGAAGCTTGCAAAGGACGGCGTCAAGCGCATCGCCGTCATCAATCCCGGCTTCGTCTCCGACTGTCTGGAGACGCTGGAGGAGATCGCCGAACAGGCTGCCCATTCCTTCCATGAGAACGGTGGCGAGAAGTTTGCGCATATCCCCTGCCTCAACGACGGCGAGGACGGCATGAAGGTGCTGGAAAAGGTCGTCCGCCGCGAATTGCAGGGCTGGGTCTGA
- a CDS encoding bifunctional metallophosphatase/5'-nucleotidase yields MTKSFSFGLLTASMLALSAGAAFADYELNILHINDFHSRIESINKFDSTCSAEEEGKKECFGGAARLKVAIDQRRQALSGKNVLLLNAGDNFQGSLFYTTYKGAAEAEFLNLMKFDAMTVGNHEFDDSEDGLATFLDKVQFPVVTANVKATAASKLGDRIKPSLVLDVGGQKIGIVGAVTNDTPELSSPGPNVTIADDVQAITSAVQDLKGQGVNKIIALTHVGYPRDLALIAKIPDVDVVVGGHSHSLLSNTDPKAEGPYPTMVDNPGGYKVPVVQAASYSKYLGDLVVNFDDSGVVKDAKGDPILIDSTFTPDPVVVARIAELAKPIEELRKKVIGSSEAPIDGDRKVCRVKECSMGNLVADAMLDRTRNQGVAIAFQNGGGLRASIDGGEVTQGEVITVLPFQNTLATFEATGADVVKALENGVSQIDQGAGRFPQVAGLKFAFDQSKPVGSRVSDVQVKEADNFAPIDQAKTYKVATNNFMRAGGDGYSIFKEGKNAYDFGPDLADVTAEYLGAHSPYKPYTDGRVTEKGAVVAQAPAAEPASPAPATPAAPAPTTEPAPAPAAPAAPAPATPAPATEPAPAPAASTPAATTPSTHVIAAGDTFWDLAVTFYGDGTLWRKLSEANGSPNPRHLTVGKEIEVPAK; encoded by the coding sequence ATGACGAAGTCTTTCAGCTTCGGTCTTTTGACCGCGTCCATGCTGGCGCTGAGCGCGGGCGCCGCCTTTGCGGATTACGAACTCAATATTCTTCATATTAATGATTTCCACTCGCGCATCGAATCGATCAACAAGTTCGACTCCACCTGCTCGGCCGAGGAAGAAGGCAAGAAGGAATGCTTCGGGGGTGCTGCTCGCCTGAAGGTCGCGATCGACCAGCGCCGTCAGGCGCTATCAGGCAAAAACGTTCTTCTCCTGAATGCCGGCGACAATTTCCAGGGCTCGCTCTTCTACACCACCTATAAGGGCGCGGCCGAAGCCGAGTTCCTCAACCTGATGAAGTTCGACGCCATGACCGTCGGCAACCATGAATTCGACGATAGCGAGGACGGGCTCGCGACCTTCCTCGACAAGGTGCAGTTCCCTGTCGTGACGGCGAACGTCAAGGCGACAGCCGCCTCCAAGCTCGGCGACCGCATCAAGCCATCGCTGGTGCTCGATGTCGGCGGCCAGAAGATCGGCATCGTCGGCGCCGTCACCAATGATACGCCCGAACTTTCCTCCCCCGGCCCGAATGTCACGATCGCCGATGACGTCCAGGCGATCACCTCCGCCGTTCAGGATCTGAAGGGCCAGGGTGTGAACAAGATCATCGCCCTGACCCATGTGGGTTACCCCCGCGATCTCGCTTTGATCGCCAAGATCCCGGATGTCGATGTCGTTGTCGGCGGCCACTCCCATAGCCTGCTCTCCAACACCGATCCAAAGGCTGAAGGCCCCTACCCGACGATGGTCGACAATCCAGGCGGCTACAAGGTGCCGGTCGTCCAGGCCGCCTCCTACAGCAAGTATCTCGGCGATCTCGTCGTCAATTTCGACGATAGCGGCGTTGTCAAGGATGCCAAGGGCGATCCGATCCTGATCGATTCGACCTTTACGCCCGATCCGGTTGTCGTTGCCCGCATCGCTGAACTGGCCAAACCGATCGAGGAACTGCGCAAGAAGGTCATCGGCTCCTCCGAAGCCCCGATTGACGGCGACCGCAAGGTCTGCCGCGTCAAGGAATGCTCGATGGGCAATCTGGTGGCTGATGCCATGCTCGACCGCACCAGGAACCAGGGCGTTGCTATCGCCTTCCAGAACGGCGGCGGCCTGCGCGCCTCGATCGACGGCGGCGAGGTCACCCAGGGCGAAGTCATCACCGTCCTGCCTTTCCAGAATACACTCGCCACTTTCGAGGCCACCGGCGCAGATGTCGTCAAGGCGCTCGAAAACGGCGTCAGCCAGATCGATCAGGGAGCCGGCCGCTTCCCGCAGGTCGCCGGCCTGAAATTCGCCTTCGACCAGTCGAAGCCTGTCGGCAGCCGCGTCAGCGATGTCCAGGTGAAGGAGGCCGACAACTTCGCTCCGATCGACCAGGCCAAGACTTACAAAGTCGCCACCAACAACTTCATGCGGGCGGGCGGCGACGGCTATTCGATCTTCAAGGAAGGCAAGAACGCCTATGACTTTGGCCCGGATCTTGCCGACGTAACCGCCGAGTATCTGGGCGCCCACTCACCCTATAAGCCCTATACCGACGGCCGCGTCACCGAAAAGGGCGCGGTTGTGGCGCAGGCGCCGGCTGCCGAACCGGCCTCTCCCGCACCTGCAACGCCGGCAGCCCCTGCGCCAACCACCGAACCCGCGCCCGCCCCTGCGGCACCGGCAGCACCGGCCCCGGCAACACCCGCCCCTGCTACGGAACCAGCGCCGGCGCCGGCAGCCTCCACACCTGCCGCAACGACACCTTCCACCCACGTCATCGCCGCCGGTGATACCTTCTGGGATCTTGCAGTGACCTTCTATGGCGACGGCACGCTGTGGCGGAAGCTTTCGGAGGCCAACGGCAGTCCGAACCCGCGCCACCTAACGGTTGGCAAAGAGATCGAAGTTCCGGCAAAATAA
- a CDS encoding homospermidine synthase yields MTEQNYPVYAEITGPIVMIGFGSIGRGTLPLIERHFKFDKSRMVVIDPREEPSDMEILKKHGVRHIKEYVTKDNYKELLKPLLTEGEGQGFCVNLSVDTSSLDIIKLCRKHDVPYVDTVVEPWLGFYFDKGMSNADRTNYALRETMRKEKAKNPGGATAVSTCGANPGMVSWFVKQALVNLANDTGLKFEEPDQHDREGWAKLMKKLGVKGVHIAERDTQRTKHPKPLNVFWNTWSVEGFISEGLQPAELGWGTHEEWMPKNAKKHKKGNKAAIYLEQPGANTRVRTWCPTPGPQYGFLVTHNESISIADYFTVRDKDGEVTFRPTCHYAYHPANDAVLSLHEMFGNGGTAQPVHHVLDEDELEDGIDELGVLLYGHEKNAYWYGSRLSLEETRRIAPYQNATGLQVTSAVLAGMVWALENPNAGIVEADEIDYKRCLEVQMPYLGPVEGHYTDWTPLDGRPGLFPEDIDTKDPWQFKNVLVR; encoded by the coding sequence ATGACGGAACAAAACTATCCGGTATATGCCGAAATCACCGGTCCGATCGTAATGATCGGCTTTGGCTCCATCGGCCGCGGCACCCTGCCGCTGATCGAGCGCCACTTCAAATTCGACAAGAGCCGGATGGTCGTCATCGACCCGCGCGAAGAGCCCTCCGACATGGAGATTCTGAAAAAGCACGGCGTTCGCCACATCAAGGAATATGTCACCAAGGACAATTACAAGGAACTGCTGAAGCCGCTGCTGACCGAAGGCGAAGGCCAGGGTTTCTGCGTCAACCTCTCGGTCGACACCTCCTCGCTCGACATTATCAAGCTCTGCCGCAAGCATGACGTGCCCTACGTCGACACCGTCGTCGAACCCTGGCTCGGCTTCTATTTCGACAAGGGCATGAGCAATGCCGACCGCACCAACTATGCGCTGCGCGAAACCATGCGCAAGGAAAAGGCGAAGAACCCGGGCGGCGCCACCGCCGTCTCCACCTGCGGCGCCAATCCGGGCATGGTCTCCTGGTTCGTCAAGCAGGCGCTGGTCAACCTCGCCAACGACACCGGCCTCAAATTCGAGGAACCGGACCAGCACGATCGCGAAGGCTGGGCAAAGCTGATGAAGAAGCTCGGCGTCAAGGGCGTCCACATTGCCGAGCGCGACACCCAGCGCACCAAGCATCCGAAGCCGCTCAACGTCTTCTGGAACACCTGGTCCGTCGAAGGCTTCATCTCTGAAGGCCTGCAGCCGGCCGAACTCGGCTGGGGCACGCATGAAGAGTGGATGCCGAAGAACGCCAAGAAGCACAAGAAGGGCAACAAGGCGGCGATCTACCTGGAGCAGCCGGGCGCCAACACCCGCGTACGCACATGGTGCCCGACACCCGGCCCGCAATACGGCTTCCTCGTCACCCACAACGAGTCGATCTCGATCGCCGATTACTTCACCGTTCGCGACAAGGACGGCGAAGTGACCTTCCGCCCGACCTGCCACTATGCCTACCATCCGGCCAACGACGCCGTGCTCTCGCTGCATGAGATGTTCGGCAATGGCGGTACGGCGCAGCCGGTCCACCACGTTCTCGACGAGGACGAGCTGGAGGACGGCATCGACGAACTCGGCGTCCTGCTTTACGGCCATGAGAAGAACGCCTACTGGTATGGCTCGCGCCTGTCGCTGGAAGAAACGCGCCGCATCGCGCCCTATCAGAACGCCACCGGCCTGCAGGTGACCTCCGCCGTTCTCGCCGGCATGGTCTGGGCGTTGGAAAACCCGAATGCCGGCATCGTCGAGGCCGACGAGATCGATTACAAGCGCTGCCTCGAAGTACAGATGCCCTATCTCGGCCCAGTCGAGGGACACTACACCGACTGGACCCCTCTCGATGGCCGCCCAGGCCTCTTCCCGGAAGATATCGACACCAAGGATCCGTGGCAGTTCAAGAACGTTCTCGTTCGCTGA